The proteins below come from a single Tribolium castaneum strain GA2 chromosome 9, icTriCast1.1, whole genome shotgun sequence genomic window:
- the Hiscl1 gene encoding histamine-gated chloride channel isoform X1, whose protein sequence is MDCGKMFLFIFLLLYDRISADIALCPLDFYHEQFAERVEPEREEPTTGLTIHDILPEDPKKYDKMRPPKKDGQPTKVYFHVTVMGLDSIDEGSMTYAADIFFAQTWKDHRLRLPENMTSEYRLLEVDWLKNMWRPDSFFKNAKSVTFQTMTIPNHYMWLYKDKTILYMVKLTLRLSCAMNFMIYPHDTQECKLQMESLSHTTDDMIFQWDPDVPLVVDENIELPQLALVHNHTADCTQVYSTGNFTCLEVVFELKRRLGYYLFHTYIPTCLIVIMSWVSFWIKPEAAPARVTLGVTSLLTLSTQHAKSQASLPPVSYLKAVDAFMSVCTIFVFMALMEYCLVNIVLGDSDLPKPPQPAKKPDSIFDMAAKENSFLLTGAPKIPVVTPAQRARNRAINIDRFSRIFFPLLFTVLNGTYWIMFAEYI, encoded by the exons CCTCTGTCCTCTAGATTTTTACCACGAGCAATTTGCGGAAAGAGTGGAACCCGAACGTGAAGAACCGAC CACCGGATTGACCATTCACGACATTCTCCCCGAAGACCCCAAAAAGTACGATAAAATGCGCCCGCCGAAAAAAGACGGACAACCCACCAAAGTCTACTTCCATGTCACTGTCATGGGGCTTGATAGTATAGACGAGGGGTCCATGACTTATGCGGCTGATATTTTTTTCGCCCAGACTTGGAAAGACCACCGGTTGCGGTTACCGGAAAATATGACCTCGGAGTATAGATTATTGGAGGTTGATTGGTTGAAAAATATGTGGAGGCCTGAttcgtttttcaaaaatgcgaAAAGTGTGACTTTTCAAACTATGACCATACCAAACCACTACATGTGGCTGTATAAAGACAAAACTATTCTCTATATGGTTAA ACTTACGTTACGACTTTCTTGCGCCATGAATTTCATGATTTATCCGCATGATACGCAAGAGTGTAAACTACAGATGGAAAGTT TGTCACACACTACCGACGATATGATTTTTCAATGGGACCCTGATGTCCCATTGGTTGTGGATGAAAACATCGAATTACCACAACTTGCTTTAGTTCATAATCACACAGCTGATTGTACTCAAGTCTATTCAACTGGAAATTTCACCTGTCTTGAAgttgtttttgagttaaagcGCCGTCTAGGCTACTATCTCTTCCATACGTATATTCCGACTTGTCTCATTGTAATCATGTCT tGGGTTTCTTTCTGGATTAAACCTGAGGCAGCCCCAGCTCGAGTCACCCTAGGAGTCACCTCTTTGCTAACACTTTCCACTCAACATGCCAAAAGTCAAGCATCACTTCCTCCTGTTTCTTACCTGAAAGCTGTGGACGCATTTATGTCAGTCTGCACAAT atTTGTGTTTATGGCCCTTATGGAATACTGTTTGGTGAATATAGTCCTGGGTGACTCAGATTTACCCAAACCACCGCAACCGGCCAAAAAACCAGACTCAATTTTCGACATGGCAGCAAAAGAGAATTCGTTTTTGTTAACCGGGGCTCCAAAAATCCCGGTGGTTACACCGGCACAAAGGGCTCGGAATAGGGCGATTAATATTGATAGGTTCAGTCGGATTTTTTTCCCTTTGCTCTTCACTGTCCTGAACGGGACGTATTGGATAATGTTCGCTGAGTATATTTAG
- the Hiscl1 gene encoding histamine-gated chloride channel isoform X2, producing the protein MTVLVPILHFYHEQFAERVEPEREEPTTGLTIHDILPEDPKKYDKMRPPKKDGQPTKVYFHVTVMGLDSIDEGSMTYAADIFFAQTWKDHRLRLPENMTSEYRLLEVDWLKNMWRPDSFFKNAKSVTFQTMTIPNHYMWLYKDKTILYMVKLTLRLSCAMNFMIYPHDTQECKLQMESLSHTTDDMIFQWDPDVPLVVDENIELPQLALVHNHTADCTQVYSTGNFTCLEVVFELKRRLGYYLFHTYIPTCLIVIMSWVSFWIKPEAAPARVTLGVTSLLTLSTQHAKSQASLPPVSYLKAVDAFMSVCTIFVFMALMEYCLVNIVLGDSDLPKPPQPAKKPDSIFDMAAKENSFLLTGAPKIPVVTPAQRARNRAINIDRFSRIFFPLLFTVLNGTYWIMFAEYI; encoded by the exons ATTTTTACCACGAGCAATTTGCGGAAAGAGTGGAACCCGAACGTGAAGAACCGAC CACCGGATTGACCATTCACGACATTCTCCCCGAAGACCCCAAAAAGTACGATAAAATGCGCCCGCCGAAAAAAGACGGACAACCCACCAAAGTCTACTTCCATGTCACTGTCATGGGGCTTGATAGTATAGACGAGGGGTCCATGACTTATGCGGCTGATATTTTTTTCGCCCAGACTTGGAAAGACCACCGGTTGCGGTTACCGGAAAATATGACCTCGGAGTATAGATTATTGGAGGTTGATTGGTTGAAAAATATGTGGAGGCCTGAttcgtttttcaaaaatgcgaAAAGTGTGACTTTTCAAACTATGACCATACCAAACCACTACATGTGGCTGTATAAAGACAAAACTATTCTCTATATGGTTAA ACTTACGTTACGACTTTCTTGCGCCATGAATTTCATGATTTATCCGCATGATACGCAAGAGTGTAAACTACAGATGGAAAGTT TGTCACACACTACCGACGATATGATTTTTCAATGGGACCCTGATGTCCCATTGGTTGTGGATGAAAACATCGAATTACCACAACTTGCTTTAGTTCATAATCACACAGCTGATTGTACTCAAGTCTATTCAACTGGAAATTTCACCTGTCTTGAAgttgtttttgagttaaagcGCCGTCTAGGCTACTATCTCTTCCATACGTATATTCCGACTTGTCTCATTGTAATCATGTCT tGGGTTTCTTTCTGGATTAAACCTGAGGCAGCCCCAGCTCGAGTCACCCTAGGAGTCACCTCTTTGCTAACACTTTCCACTCAACATGCCAAAAGTCAAGCATCACTTCCTCCTGTTTCTTACCTGAAAGCTGTGGACGCATTTATGTCAGTCTGCACAAT atTTGTGTTTATGGCCCTTATGGAATACTGTTTGGTGAATATAGTCCTGGGTGACTCAGATTTACCCAAACCACCGCAACCGGCCAAAAAACCAGACTCAATTTTCGACATGGCAGCAAAAGAGAATTCGTTTTTGTTAACCGGGGCTCCAAAAATCCCGGTGGTTACACCGGCACAAAGGGCTCGGAATAGGGCGATTAATATTGATAGGTTCAGTCGGATTTTTTTCCCTTTGCTCTTCACTGTCCTGAACGGGACGTATTGGATAATGTTCGCTGAGTATATTTAG
- the Hiscl1 gene encoding histamine-gated chloride channel precursor: MDCGKMFLFIFLLLYDRISADIATGLTIHDILPEDPKKYDKMRPPKKDGQPTKVYFHVTVMGLDSIDEGSMTYAADIFFAQTWKDHRLRLPENMTSEYRLLEVDWLKNMWRPDSFFKNAKSVTFQTMTIPNHYMWLYKDKTILYMVKLTLRLSCAMNFMIYPHDTQECKLQMESLSHTTDDMIFQWDPDVPLVVDENIELPQLALVHNHTADCTQVYSTGNFTCLEVVFELKRRLGYYLFHTYIPTCLIVIMSWVSFWIKPEAAPARVTLGVTSLLTLSTQHAKSQASLPPVSYLKAVDAFMSVCTIFVFMALMEYCLVNIVLGDSDLPKPPQPAKKPDSIFDMAAKENSFLLTGAPKIPVVTPAQRARNRAINIDRFSRIFFPLLFTVLNGTYWIMFAEYI, from the exons CACCGGATTGACCATTCACGACATTCTCCCCGAAGACCCCAAAAAGTACGATAAAATGCGCCCGCCGAAAAAAGACGGACAACCCACCAAAGTCTACTTCCATGTCACTGTCATGGGGCTTGATAGTATAGACGAGGGGTCCATGACTTATGCGGCTGATATTTTTTTCGCCCAGACTTGGAAAGACCACCGGTTGCGGTTACCGGAAAATATGACCTCGGAGTATAGATTATTGGAGGTTGATTGGTTGAAAAATATGTGGAGGCCTGAttcgtttttcaaaaatgcgaAAAGTGTGACTTTTCAAACTATGACCATACCAAACCACTACATGTGGCTGTATAAAGACAAAACTATTCTCTATATGGTTAA ACTTACGTTACGACTTTCTTGCGCCATGAATTTCATGATTTATCCGCATGATACGCAAGAGTGTAAACTACAGATGGAAAGTT TGTCACACACTACCGACGATATGATTTTTCAATGGGACCCTGATGTCCCATTGGTTGTGGATGAAAACATCGAATTACCACAACTTGCTTTAGTTCATAATCACACAGCTGATTGTACTCAAGTCTATTCAACTGGAAATTTCACCTGTCTTGAAgttgtttttgagttaaagcGCCGTCTAGGCTACTATCTCTTCCATACGTATATTCCGACTTGTCTCATTGTAATCATGTCT tGGGTTTCTTTCTGGATTAAACCTGAGGCAGCCCCAGCTCGAGTCACCCTAGGAGTCACCTCTTTGCTAACACTTTCCACTCAACATGCCAAAAGTCAAGCATCACTTCCTCCTGTTTCTTACCTGAAAGCTGTGGACGCATTTATGTCAGTCTGCACAAT atTTGTGTTTATGGCCCTTATGGAATACTGTTTGGTGAATATAGTCCTGGGTGACTCAGATTTACCCAAACCACCGCAACCGGCCAAAAAACCAGACTCAATTTTCGACATGGCAGCAAAAGAGAATTCGTTTTTGTTAACCGGGGCTCCAAAAATCCCGGTGGTTACACCGGCACAAAGGGCTCGGAATAGGGCGATTAATATTGATAGGTTCAGTCGGATTTTTTTCCCTTTGCTCTTCACTGTCCTGAACGGGACGTATTGGATAATGTTCGCTGAGTATATTTAG
- the LOC100142558 gene encoding general odorant-binding protein 19d — translation MSGILSAGTKSYNMQLLVVVLAVCVLGANAGLDPKFLEKLTQEVQAVGTSCGEKEHATADDMIEIMEEKFPPTSHEAKCVVACFYKHYKMMKEDGTFDKDAAVKAFDEIKAQDAEIHAKILKVIDACDAKKQMSDDHCVSAASMAGCVKTEAIANGLTKEAFMAS, via the exons atgagTGGAATTCTTAGTGCTGGCACAAAATCGTACAACATGCAACTTTTGGTAGTAGTTTTGGCTGTTTGTGTTTTGGGCGCCAACGCTGGG cTTGACcctaaatttttggaaaaattgacTCAAGAAGTACAAGCTGTTGGTACTTCATGTGGGGAAAAGGAACATGCAACGGCTG ACGATATGATTGAAATTATGGAAGAGAAATTTCCCCCAACCAGTCATGAGGCGAAATGTGTTGTTGCTTGTTTTTACAAACACTACAAAATg atGAAAGAAGACGGGACGTTTGATAAAGACGCAGCTGTGAAAGCTTTCGACGAAATCAAAGCACAAGACGCTGAAATTCATGCCAAAATCTTGAAAGTTATCGATGCTTGTGATGcgaaaa agcAAATGTCAGATGATCATTGCGTAAGTGCTGCTTCAATGGCTGGATGTGTTAAAACAGAAGCTATAGCt AACGGTTTGACCAAAGAGGCATTCATGGCGTCTTAA